One genomic region from Nitrospira sp. encodes:
- a CDS encoding zinc ribbon domain-containing protein gives MPIFEYVCQECNHRFELLVQGNTVPACPSCRATALNKQFSAFGVGATGGWPVTSNSGGGCGSCGDPRGPGACSMN, from the coding sequence ATGCCCATCTTCGAATACGTCTGTCAGGAATGCAACCATCGCTTTGAGCTGCTCGTGCAGGGCAATACCGTGCCGGCCTGTCCCTCCTGCAGGGCGACAGCGTTGAACAAACAGTTTTCAGCCTTCGGTGTCGGGGCGACCGGCGGATGGCCGGTGACGTCCAACTCCGGTGGCGGGTGCGGATCGTGCGGCGATCCCCGTGGCCCCGGCGCCTGTTCCATGAATTGA
- a CDS encoding response regulator, with the protein MSILIIDDSEDQRDLLHAILQRAGFGPLMTVGSPREGLQMLGVGRRGKPANAIDLVLLDLEMPEMTGFEACQQIRLEEHLQGLPIIIITAHTAAEDIQAAYTAGATDYIRKPVIPAELLARVATALSLKQEIDARKLREQELLERTKELDRAFEHITTRHGTIQICAKCKRVNSEGSFWQRIEDYLRRQAHSTVKEAVCDTCLHQAYPHLKQIP; encoded by the coding sequence ATGAGCATTCTGATCATCGACGACTCTGAGGACCAACGGGATCTGTTGCACGCTATTTTGCAGCGGGCGGGATTTGGGCCGCTCATGACGGTGGGCAGTCCTCGGGAAGGTCTGCAGATGCTGGGGGTCGGGCGGCGAGGAAAACCGGCGAACGCCATTGATCTGGTGCTGCTCGACCTCGAGATGCCGGAGATGACGGGCTTTGAAGCCTGTCAGCAGATCCGGCTGGAGGAGCATCTTCAAGGCCTACCGATCATCATCATCACCGCGCATACGGCAGCGGAAGATATTCAGGCAGCCTACACCGCCGGTGCGACCGACTACATCCGTAAGCCCGTGATACCCGCTGAACTTCTGGCACGTGTCGCCACCGCGCTCAGTCTGAAACAGGAGATTGATGCTCGAAAGCTTCGCGAACAGGAGCTGCTCGAACGGACGAAGGAACTCGACCGCGCGTTCGAACACATCACCACACGCCACGGAACGATTCAGATTTGCGCCAAGTGCAAGCGGGTAAATAGCGAGGGATCGTTTTGGCAGCGGATCGAAGACTATCTGCGTCGCCAGGCTCATTCCACCGTAAAAGAAGCCGTCTGTGACACTTGCCTGCATCAGGCCTACCCCCACCTCAAACAGATACCATAA
- a CDS encoding formylglycine-generating enzyme family protein, with protein sequence MHTGQAMTVRHMFQPLAQGFLFCLLLLASHEPALADRTPDDMVLVPAGEFAMGASSEEGGLPDEQPLRLVYLSAFWIDRYEVTNAAYAPFVQDTGYQAPANAAPALTLWDHNAPMPGIERHPVVNVSWLDAIAFCRWAGKRLPTEAEWEKAARGTDRRIYPWGNEWNIDLANSASYWARNTVHFADSTEWEAFWIKGLGAAISKEKGLRGEILTLPVGSFPSGVSPYGALDMAGNAAEWVQDWYNPNHYRSASLTNPPGPERGAIKAMRGGSWLKPAISLRTTDRDWGTMDSRPSGTGFRCARDHY encoded by the coding sequence ATGCACACTGGTCAAGCTATGACGGTCCGCCACATGTTTCAACCTCTGGCACAAGGTTTCTTGTTCTGCCTTCTCCTTCTAGCCTCCCACGAACCAGCCTTGGCGGATCGCACGCCTGATGACATGGTGCTGGTACCGGCCGGTGAATTTGCGATGGGCGCCTCCTCCGAAGAGGGTGGTCTGCCGGACGAGCAGCCGCTGCGCCTCGTCTATCTGAGCGCGTTCTGGATCGATCGGTATGAAGTCACCAATGCCGCCTATGCTCCCTTCGTCCAGGACACCGGCTACCAGGCGCCAGCCAATGCCGCTCCTGCCCTGACACTCTGGGACCACAATGCCCCCATGCCGGGCATCGAACGCCATCCGGTCGTCAACGTCAGTTGGCTCGATGCCATAGCCTTTTGCCGCTGGGCCGGTAAACGGTTACCGACCGAGGCGGAATGGGAAAAGGCCGCGCGTGGAACCGACCGGCGAATCTATCCCTGGGGCAACGAGTGGAACATCGATCTGGCGAACAGCGCAAGTTATTGGGCCCGGAACACCGTTCACTTTGCCGACAGCACGGAGTGGGAGGCTTTTTGGATCAAAGGCCTCGGCGCAGCCATTTCGAAGGAGAAGGGGCTGAGGGGCGAGATTTTGACGTTGCCCGTGGGCAGTTTCCCATCCGGCGTCAGCCCCTACGGAGCCCTGGACATGGCGGGCAACGCGGCCGAATGGGTGCAGGACTGGTACAACCCCAACCACTACCGGTCGGCCTCTCTCACCAATCCACCTGGGCCCGAGCGCGGCGCCATCAAGGCGATGCGTGGCGGCTCCTGGCTCAAGCCGGCGATCAGTCTGCGCACCACCGATCGCGACTGGGGCACCATGGACAGCAGGCCGTCCGGGACCGGTTTTCGTTGCGCACGCGATCACTATTGA
- a CDS encoding iron-containing redox enzyme family protein produces MTQKRLSRAQFLERLLSIMDRKHHWAWPIIMGPGISKAQLKLHYQQEFLVYVRDFPVLLARVHGQNPPPDVRRMLAENIYEEDTGGLSFGRSHPELFNEMMQGLGFSSNVFRTATLLPASARYRKWLEKVTASDDWVVGAAALAVFVEGSIKDRQEIQEPSKPKTEAEIEAYIDAHPLIRHHKIERRSMDLIRAHQKVEAGHRQDAYAMVVGYAETRRQQNAVLACVSQGLTFWTAYRDGVARACTLVKL; encoded by the coding sequence ATGACGCAGAAACGATTGAGCCGTGCGCAATTTCTTGAGCGTCTGCTGTCCATCATGGATCGCAAGCATCACTGGGCCTGGCCGATCATCATGGGGCCGGGGATTTCCAAAGCCCAACTGAAACTCCACTACCAACAGGAATTCCTCGTCTACGTCCGGGACTTCCCCGTGCTCCTGGCGCGCGTCCATGGCCAGAACCCGCCCCCGGACGTGCGGCGCATGTTGGCCGAGAATATCTATGAGGAAGATACCGGCGGGCTTTCATTTGGCCGGTCTCACCCGGAACTGTTCAACGAAATGATGCAGGGGCTCGGCTTTAGCAGTAACGTGTTCCGAACGGCCACCTTACTCCCCGCCAGCGCCCGCTACCGGAAATGGCTGGAAAAGGTCACGGCCAGCGACGACTGGGTGGTGGGTGCCGCCGCGCTCGCGGTGTTCGTCGAAGGCAGCATCAAAGACCGCCAGGAAATCCAGGAGCCATCCAAGCCAAAAACCGAGGCGGAGATTGAAGCCTATATCGACGCCCATCCCCTCATTCGCCATCACAAGATCGAACGGCGGTCAATGGACCTCATCCGCGCACATCAAAAGGTGGAAGCAGGCCATCGCCAGGATGCCTATGCCATGGTGGTCGGCTATGCGGAAACCAGGCGACAGCAGAATGCCGTGCTGGCCTGTGTGTCGCAGGGACTGACGTTCTGGACGGCCTATCGGGATGGAGTTGCGAGGGCATGCACACTGGTCAAGCTATGA
- a CDS encoding DUF2007 domain-containing protein, translating to MTPRQPPDPAGTFVTLCEAGDVGELALIRSLLDGNRIAYAVQHEHVGALYPGVALLGSRVMVDSRDRQRAEILLSRLTLQVREATGEAG from the coding sequence GTGACACCACGACAGCCGCCGGATCCTGCCGGTACATTCGTGACACTCTGTGAAGCGGGCGATGTGGGAGAACTGGCGCTGATCCGGAGTCTGCTTGATGGCAACAGGATCGCCTACGCCGTCCAGCATGAACATGTCGGCGCACTCTATCCGGGAGTCGCGCTCTTAGGCAGTCGGGTGATGGTTGATTCTCGGGACAGGCAGCGAGCGGAGATTCTGCTCAGCCGTTTGACGCTCCAGGTGCGGGAGGCGACCGGCGAGGCAGGATGA